In Methanosarcina barkeri MS, a single window of DNA contains:
- a CDS encoding DUF432 domain-containing protein, whose amino-acid sequence MYGRYNPPFSVEQEGIAISVENTGKQWIYRRTLGTENVEKIILGDEKCLIINPVEPLNTPKEITPNLLIEFEKTLLLAGGAKRKIFLTFPIEIGVFIADKGEKNLQLLDVLSLVRQKFTLYGEVSNGVICKHWKSQIYSISPSPNPLQEGIIELTLRNTSSDWASISKVVFSAYGMKLYYAGDVFMRARMDVLNRNTAETGFELQRLSGELKSSPLKDFKSRKEAFGVYSLQKLGFVPLKFYMGWGF is encoded by the coding sequence ATGTACGGCCGTTATAATCCCCCTTTTTCAGTTGAACAGGAAGGAATTGCCATTTCCGTGGAAAACACCGGAAAGCAGTGGATATACAGAAGGACGCTCGGAACGGAAAATGTAGAGAAAATTATTCTTGGAGATGAAAAGTGTCTGATTATAAATCCGGTAGAGCCCTTAAACACTCCTAAAGAAATTACTCCAAACCTGCTTATAGAGTTTGAGAAAACCCTGTTGCTTGCGGGAGGAGCAAAAAGGAAGATTTTTCTGACTTTTCCTATAGAGATAGGTGTTTTTATCGCGGATAAAGGAGAAAAAAATCTTCAGCTTCTTGATGTGCTGAGCCTGGTGAGACAGAAGTTTACTCTTTATGGAGAGGTTTCAAACGGAGTTATCTGTAAGCACTGGAAAAGCCAGATATATTCAATTTCTCCTTCCCCTAACCCTCTACAGGAAGGGATTATTGAACTGACTCTTCGAAATACCTCTTCAGATTGGGCTTCGATCTCAAAAGTAGTTTTCAGTGCATACGGCATGAAACTTTACTATGCTGGTGATGTTTTTATGCGAGCACGTATGGACGTCCTCAACAGAAACACAGCTGAAACAGGTTTTGAGCTGCAGCGTCTTAGCGGGGAGCTAAAGAGCAGTCCTCTGAAAGATTTTAAATCCAGGAAAGAAGCTTTTGGAGTCTATAGTCTTCAGAAGCTTGGTTTTGTACCCCTTAAATTTTACATGGGGTGGGGATTTTGA
- a CDS encoding restriction endonuclease, translating into MIVFSSMYFLRVFKRPEISGSRDINVTLTKIDVMEGEDFENFLKAVFENLGYSVKGTKRTGDQGADLILSKDMIKIAVQVKRYSSKVSNKAVQEVVASKALYKCTEGLVVTNNYFTNSAIELAKANSIGLIDRDELTKIIKEAYT; encoded by the coding sequence ATGATTGTGTTTTCATCAATGTATTTCCTAAGAGTCTTTAAGAGACCCGAAATAAGCGGGTCAAGAGATATAAATGTAACATTAACTAAGATAGATGTGATGGAAGGTGAGGATTTTGAAAACTTTTTGAAGGCTGTTTTTGAAAACTTAGGATATTCAGTAAAGGGGACCAAAAGAACAGGCGATCAAGGTGCAGATCTTATTTTATCAAAAGATATGATAAAAATTGCTGTTCAAGTTAAACGGTATTCAAGTAAAGTTTCAAATAAAGCAGTACAGGAAGTTGTAGCATCTAAAGCTTTATACAAATGTACTGAAGGTTTGGTAGTTACGAATAACTATTTTACAAATTCTGCAATTGAATTGGCTAAAGCTAATAGTATAGGTTTAATTGACAGAGACGAGCTTACAAAAATCATTAAGGAAGCATATACTTGA
- a CDS encoding M3 family oligoendopeptidase, whose translation MKLKNDVESEYTSEVLDSSKVPTEWNDAYLFSSREEASKELDRLKNGPKEINETFRSKFEKLSGPVMLEYLETEKAYSKSIDVLYTYAYTQLSKNVNESFLISLLGSVQDLLTEYKKATAFATVKLTSLGKDEWDRLFSEEPGLEAYRAYLEANYMRFIEHKPRDEAQAAYLAELENQRMKLETEALSEITNTVTKAGEITLENGEKFSVNSQSYSTLLSTDPSRENRKNCYDKRFYHLISESDSMASLYSKKAQLDDLVARELNYTDFYDYSLYNLYLTHAQVDDMNTVFKQKKEVFEAYNEFRKNKLGLNVLKPYDLILQLTNQPGKKYAYIDALREVQKSYSRMDPNFKEIFLKMVTGSFIDVYPDPDHGKQPGGYCTDSCALKAPPLIFMNYDGLIRDQKTLTHEMGHAINFYLMGNSVDYLYCTGTIYEMEIPSTFNEELFVDYIVENSDRDTAVAVLSQQIDDYQNFFTRQPLITEFEYKAHRLCAEKETVSGAEFNAIWTDFSKEYRSRSVDYYPEDSAEWTYINHIYLTSNYYTFNYAVSKAITLALFKQYREEPDAFNKNYVAYLSAGSTMPPEEKLKEYFGIKIDRQLFEDAMDVVELRIQELYKLAREE comes from the coding sequence ATGAAATTGAAAAATGACGTAGAAAGTGAATATACTTCCGAAGTGCTTGATTCCAGTAAGGTTCCAACAGAATGGAACGATGCATATCTTTTCAGCAGCAGAGAAGAGGCTTCAAAAGAGCTCGATAGACTAAAAAATGGGCCAAAAGAGATAAACGAAACTTTCCGCTCGAAATTTGAAAAATTGTCAGGGCCTGTTATGCTTGAGTATCTAGAAACCGAAAAAGCTTATTCAAAATCGATTGATGTTCTGTATACTTATGCATACACTCAACTCAGTAAAAATGTGAATGAATCGTTTCTTATTTCTCTGCTTGGAAGCGTTCAGGATCTGCTTACTGAATATAAGAAAGCTACAGCCTTTGCAACCGTAAAATTGACCTCGCTCGGGAAGGATGAATGGGACAGGCTCTTTTCCGAAGAACCCGGACTTGAGGCTTACAGGGCCTATCTTGAAGCTAACTATATGAGATTTATAGAGCACAAGCCAAGGGATGAGGCCCAGGCTGCATATCTTGCAGAACTTGAAAACCAGCGCATGAAACTGGAAACTGAAGCACTTTCCGAAATCACGAATACGGTTACAAAGGCGGGAGAAATCACGCTTGAGAACGGAGAGAAATTTTCTGTCAATTCTCAGTCCTACAGTACTTTACTATCAACAGATCCGAGCCGGGAAAACAGGAAAAACTGTTATGATAAGAGGTTCTACCACCTGATTAGTGAATCCGATTCCATGGCGTCCCTCTATTCCAAAAAAGCCCAGCTTGATGACCTTGTTGCCAGAGAGTTGAATTATACGGATTTCTATGACTACAGCCTTTATAACCTCTATCTTACCCATGCTCAGGTTGATGACATGAATACTGTTTTCAAGCAGAAGAAAGAGGTTTTTGAGGCTTACAATGAGTTCAGAAAGAATAAGCTCGGGCTTAACGTGCTCAAACCATATGACCTTATTCTGCAGCTGACGAACCAGCCTGGGAAGAAATATGCTTACATAGATGCTCTACGAGAGGTTCAGAAATCCTATTCGAGAATGGACCCTAATTTCAAAGAAATCTTTTTGAAAATGGTAACTGGCAGTTTCATAGATGTGTATCCTGACCCTGATCATGGAAAACAGCCAGGGGGTTATTGTACCGATTCCTGCGCACTGAAAGCTCCGCCTCTGATCTTTATGAACTATGACGGCCTTATCAGAGACCAGAAAACTTTAACCCACGAGATGGGACATGCCATTAATTTCTACCTCATGGGCAATTCCGTAGACTATCTTTACTGTACAGGTACGATCTACGAAATGGAAATTCCTTCCACTTTTAATGAAGAGCTCTTTGTTGATTACATTGTCGAAAACTCGGATAGGGATACCGCAGTTGCAGTCCTTTCCCAGCAGATCGATGATTACCAGAACTTCTTTACCAGGCAGCCCTTGATTACGGAATTCGAATATAAAGCACACCGGCTCTGCGCAGAAAAAGAAACGGTAAGCGGAGCAGAATTTAATGCTATCTGGACCGACTTTTCTAAAGAATACAGGAGCCGCTCAGTTGATTATTACCCTGAAGATTCCGCAGAATGGACTTATATCAACCATATTTACCTGACAAGCAACTACTATACCTTCAACTACGCGGTTTCAAAGGCAATAACCCTTGCTCTCTTCAAACAGTACAGGGAAGAGCCAGATGCTTTTAACAAAAACTATGTCGCGTATCTCTCGGCAGGCTCGACAATGCCTCCAGAAGAAAAACTCAAGGAATACTTCGGGATCAAAATCGACAGGCAGCTCTTTGAAGATGCAATGGACGTTGTTGAGTTGAGGATTCAAGAATTGTATAAACTGGCAAGGGAAGAATAA
- a CDS encoding HEAT repeat domain-containing protein: MKDQEEINAQYLSENPEKRIKALDQLTNFSQLSDKRQACSDLIRLIINQNNDMKSRASQTLITIFPDVPDKQKICNDLIRLINDQDRNVRTCAAETLTTIFSDVPDKQQAYNDLIRLLTDQDDEVKSWPAKVLMDVFSDVPDKQQAYNDLIRLITDQNRKVRTYASYILKTIFSDVPDKQQAYNDLIRLLTDQNDEVKAWPAKVLMDVFSDVPDKQQAYYDLIRLITDQDRNVRTYAAETLTTIFSDVPDKQQAYNDLIRLLTDQDDEVKVWPAKVLMDVFSDVPDKQQAYNDLIRLLTDQDDNVKYWAFQILRYIYSDLPDKQQPWNELIKFAADESNDLRPTAVWVLSYMVSQVPDQQQAWNDLIKLTSDRSSLVCLRANYALGKVSIFKASRAENEESYKEKLENAISFFEKASKQSSNEFENPAQFCLPFYRSFHSIIFRRQEAKEEVGKYLTEAKDAIKGSKSKETLFEAVENLANALKTVQKLENLDFEAKKDELNFYRKYCDRAAELMKDAEETAPFATITLQKGLPILNKNLKELLEEIQKKAKIACKESVGTPEAEIACTINKEVQKWEISSPEKMTQNIEDLTYALKNLVSDFPENEYILNKIDLMRIEKDFTEKFQILSYIIGQIPKEHKVSIEVHGNENNFIVNSNGSNISTSKDTAQPPSSSTILKLILEHPIISGIIATVVGSIIFTIIQKKYLL, translated from the coding sequence TTGAAAGACCAAGAGGAGATTAATGCTCAATATCTTAGCGAAAATCCAGAAAAACGTATAAAGGCGTTAGATCAATTAACTAACTTTTCACAATTGTCAGATAAGCGACAGGCATGCAGTGACTTGATTAGGCTTATCATTAATCAGAACAATGACATGAAATCGCGGGCCTCTCAAACTCTTATAACTATATTTCCTGACGTGCCAGATAAACAAAAAATATGCAATGATTTGATTAGACTTATCAATGATCAAGATCGTAATGTGAGAACGTGCGCCGCTGAAACTCTTACGACTATATTTTCTGACGTGCCAGATAAGCAACAGGCATACAATGACTTAATTAGACTCCTCACTGATCAAGACGATGAAGTGAAATCTTGGCCCGCTAAAGTTTTAATGGATGTATTTTCTGACGTGCCAGATAAGCAACAGGCATACAATGACTTAATTAGACTTATCACTGATCAAAACCGCAAAGTAAGAACATATGCCTCTTACATTCTTAAAACTATATTTTCTGACGTGCCAGATAAGCAACAGGCATACAATGACTTAATTAGACTCCTCACTGATCAAAACGACGAAGTGAAAGCATGGCCCGCTAAAGTTCTAATGGATGTATTTTCTGACGTGCCAGATAAACAACAGGCATACTATGACTTAATTAGACTTATCACTGATCAAGATCGTAATGTGAGAACGTACGCCGCTGAAACTCTTACGACTATATTTTCTGACGTGCCAGATAAGCAACAGGCATACAATGACTTAATTAGACTCCTCACTGATCAAGACGATGAAGTGAAAGTGTGGCCCGCTAAAGTTCTAATGGATGTATTTTCTGACGTGCCAGATAAGCAACAGGCATACAATGACTTAATTAGACTCCTCACTGATCAAGACGATAATGTGAAATATTGGGCTTTTCAAATCCTTAGGTATATATATTCTGATTTGCCTGATAAACAACAGCCATGGAATGAATTAATAAAATTTGCTGCTGATGAAAGCAATGATCTGAGGCCTACTGCGGTCTGGGTCCTTAGTTACATGGTTTCTCAAGTACCAGATCAACAACAAGCATGGAATGATTTAATTAAATTAACCTCCGACCGAAGCAGCTTGGTGTGTTTACGAGCGAATTATGCTCTTGGAAAAGTCTCCATATTCAAGGCCTCCCGGGCAGAAAACGAGGAAAGTTATAAAGAAAAACTGGAAAATGCAATTAGTTTTTTTGAGAAAGCATCTAAACAATCATCCAATGAATTTGAAAATCCAGCTCAGTTTTGTCTTCCTTTTTATCGCTCGTTTCATTCGATAATTTTCAGAAGACAAGAAGCAAAAGAAGAGGTAGGCAAATATCTGACAGAAGCTAAAGATGCGATTAAAGGTTCTAAGAGCAAAGAAACTCTTTTTGAAGCTGTTGAAAATCTTGCAAATGCTTTAAAAACCGTTCAGAAGCTGGAAAATCTAGACTTCGAGGCAAAAAAAGATGAGCTTAATTTTTACAGAAAATACTGTGATCGTGCTGCAGAACTCATGAAAGATGCCGAAGAAACAGCACCTTTTGCAACAATAACTTTACAAAAAGGCTTACCTATTCTAAATAAAAACCTAAAAGAGCTTCTCGAAGAGATCCAAAAGAAAGCAAAGATTGCATGTAAAGAATCTGTTGGAACTCCTGAAGCAGAGATTGCTTGTACAATCAATAAGGAAGTTCAAAAATGGGAAATAAGTAGCCCCGAAAAAATGACCCAAAACATAGAAGATCTTACTTACGCCTTGAAAAATCTAGTATCAGATTTTCCTGAAAATGAATACATTCTTAACAAAATTGACTTAATGAGAATTGAAAAAGACTTTACAGAGAAGTTTCAAATTTTGTCATATATAATTGGGCAAATACCGAAAGAACATAAAGTATCGATAGAAGTTCATGGTAATGAAAATAATTTTATAGTTAATTCTAATGGGAGTAATATTAGCACTTCTAAAGATACAGCTCAACCGCCTAGTTCCTCTACAATATTGAAATTGATCTTAGAACATCCGATTATTAGTGGTATTATTGCTACAGTAGTTGGAAGCATCATATTCACTATTATACAGAAGAAATATCTACTTTAA
- a CDS encoding HD domain-containing protein → MNNINMTIRQAIEFGTKAHAEQYDDAGNDYFMAHCWQVYEIVKILYPNDFELQAAALLHDTLEYTDTTYERLAATFGKDVADLILEVTHERKEDDTGWYFPHLRSIRGVVLKFADRASNLSRMEGVWDAEKIETYIKKSKFWQSEDI, encoded by the coding sequence ATGAACAACATAAACATGACAATTAGGCAAGCAATCGAATTTGGCACGAAAGCACATGCTGAGCAATATGATGATGCAGGAAATGACTATTTTATGGCCCACTGCTGGCAGGTTTATGAAATTGTCAAAATACTTTACCCTAATGACTTTGAACTGCAGGCAGCTGCTCTACTTCATGACACGTTAGAATACACCGACACAACATATGAAAGGTTAGCTGCCACATTTGGAAAAGATGTCGCAGACCTCATTCTTGAAGTCACACATGAAAGAAAAGAAGATGACACAGGGTGGTATTTCCCTCATCTGCGTTCTATACGTGGGGTCGTCTTAAAATTTGCTGATCGTGCTTCTAATTTGTCCCGAATGGAAGGTGTATGGGATGCTGAAAAGATTGAAACGTACATCAAAAAATCGAAATTCTGGCAGTCCGAAGATATATAA
- a CDS encoding mechanosensitive ion channel family protein, translated as MDLDFLDNNLPIFDGTVTLGSVLKFILILSFSTFLVKILSLYLRRSLKDKVSKDAGETIIKILYYGILTTVFFSNLRLIGINPSGFLLAGGVAGIVLGFASQNIVGNLISGFFLMVERPIKIGDQVQISDVSGYVIDIRIISTLIRTYDGLLVRIPNQQVFTTNITNIVEHPVRRFEHTIRIRYSDDANAAIFLIKDLIDKEPFALLNPSPSVFVNDLGDSSVNITVRIWAPVNEWFGIKTRILWDIKQTLEENGIEIPLPQRVVHIQTDSKKVPEKMAQVPEKEIDSVLNYEERVLA; from the coding sequence ATGGATCTTGATTTCCTTGACAACAACCTGCCTATCTTCGATGGTACCGTAACTCTGGGGTCTGTGCTAAAGTTTATACTCATTCTTTCTTTTTCAACCTTCCTTGTCAAAATTCTTTCACTTTATCTGCGCAGGTCTCTCAAAGATAAGGTCAGTAAGGATGCGGGTGAGACTATCATCAAAATTCTTTACTATGGCATACTTACTACTGTGTTTTTTTCTAACCTACGTTTAATAGGAATTAATCCTTCAGGGTTCCTGCTGGCAGGAGGAGTAGCAGGTATTGTCCTTGGTTTTGCAAGCCAAAACATTGTGGGAAATCTGATTTCGGGGTTTTTCCTCATGGTCGAAAGGCCCATAAAAATAGGGGACCAGGTTCAAATCAGTGATGTGTCGGGTTATGTCATAGATATCCGAATAATCTCTACTCTTATACGGACCTATGACGGACTTCTTGTTCGCATCCCCAACCAGCAGGTCTTTACAACAAATATCACAAATATTGTAGAGCATCCTGTCCGAAGGTTTGAACACACAATCAGGATTCGTTATAGTGATGATGCTAATGCCGCAATCTTTCTTATCAAAGACCTTATTGACAAAGAACCCTTTGCTCTCCTTAACCCGTCTCCTTCGGTTTTTGTAAACGACCTTGGAGACAGTTCGGTAAATATTACTGTAAGGATCTGGGCGCCTGTAAATGAGTGGTTCGGGATAAAAACCAGAATTCTATGGGATATAAAACAGACTCTGGAAGAAAATGGCATAGAGATTCCTTTACCGCAGCGTGTAGTTCATATTCAGACCGATTCAAAAAAAGTTCCTGAAAAAATGGCACAGGTGCCGGAAAAAGAAATCGATAGTGTACTGAATTACGAAGAAAGAGTTTTAGCCTGA
- a CDS encoding class I SAM-dependent methyltransferase → MVESPIFEIFDGLPRQGPGNNKCTEKAFNLLSPLPAGTKILDIGCGVGMQTIHLAKICNDCHITATDIYQPFLDKLMENAVKEGLDDRITTVCASMDDLPFEAGEFDIIWSEGSIFVIGFEKGLSYWKQFLKDEGYIALTESTWFTDEPSSEVLQFWQDCYPDIKSIPDTEKVIMAAGYDLIDRFKLPASTWYDFYSNLEKRVDDISDNYKGNTDAETILSFNRKEIKIFREHPDEYGYTFFILQKNTNK, encoded by the coding sequence ATGGTAGAATCACCAATTTTTGAGATATTTGATGGATTGCCCAGACAGGGTCCGGGTAATAACAAGTGTACTGAAAAAGCCTTTAATTTGCTTTCTCCCCTTCCTGCAGGCACTAAGATCCTTGACATTGGTTGCGGTGTGGGTATGCAGACAATACATCTTGCGAAGATCTGCAACGACTGTCACATTACTGCAACTGACATTTACCAGCCTTTTCTGGATAAACTGATGGAAAATGCAGTTAAAGAAGGACTTGATGATAGGATTACCACGGTTTGTGCTTCCATGGATGACCTGCCTTTTGAAGCAGGAGAATTCGACATCATCTGGTCAGAGGGCTCTATCTTTGTCATTGGTTTTGAAAAAGGACTTAGCTACTGGAAACAGTTTCTGAAAGATGAGGGTTATATAGCACTAACAGAAAGCACATGGTTCACGGATGAACCTTCTTCGGAAGTGCTTCAATTCTGGCAGGACTGTTATCCTGATATCAAGAGCATACCTGACACTGAAAAAGTTATCATGGCAGCAGGATATGATCTCATTGACCGCTTTAAACTGCCAGCTTCTACCTGGTACGATTTTTACTCCAATCTGGAAAAAAGAGTTGATGACATCAGTGATAACTATAAAGGAAACACCGATGCAGAAACGATACTTAGTTTTAACAGAAAAGAGATAAAGATCTTCAGAGAACACCCAGATGAATATGGTTATACGTTCTTCATTTTACAGAAGAACACAAATAAATGA
- the corA gene encoding magnesium/cobalt transporter CorA codes for MVTSGRRGSQIGLAPGSLVHVGEKKVEKVVIRVLAYNSEKLVERKLEKVEECLEFKDKSDLNFWINVDGLDRVDIIGKLGSYFNIHPLTLEDVLNTRQRPKTEDYDSYIYSVLKMIFFDKENKEITVDQVSIIIGPNYVLSFQEREGDVFDMVRERFKNPASRLRKSGVDYLAYGLIDAVIDNYFLILEHFGDKIEYLEEGLVLHPRPETLKTIQKYKRDMITLRKSIWPLRELINGLQRVESDLIKETTRVYLRDVYDHTIQVIDTVEDFRDILSSMVDIYLSSISFRMNEVMEVLTVIATIFIPLTFISGVYGMNFKYMPELNWRWGYPTVMFAMILLAVSMFIYFKKRKWV; via the coding sequence ATGGTGACTTCTGGAAGAAGAGGATCACAAATTGGGCTTGCACCCGGATCACTTGTCCATGTTGGAGAAAAGAAGGTAGAAAAGGTAGTAATCCGGGTCCTGGCCTATAACAGTGAAAAGCTTGTAGAAAGAAAATTGGAGAAGGTTGAAGAGTGTCTGGAATTTAAAGACAAGTCCGATCTCAATTTCTGGATAAATGTGGATGGGTTGGATAGGGTAGATATCATAGGAAAGCTCGGAAGCTATTTCAATATCCATCCTCTTACCCTTGAAGATGTACTCAATACACGGCAGCGGCCCAAGACTGAAGATTATGATTCATATATTTATTCGGTTTTAAAAATGATTTTCTTTGATAAGGAAAATAAAGAGATCACCGTAGACCAGGTAAGCATTATCATCGGCCCTAATTATGTCCTCTCCTTTCAGGAAAGGGAGGGGGACGTTTTTGACATGGTGCGAGAGAGGTTTAAAAATCCGGCTTCTCGCCTGCGGAAAAGCGGGGTGGATTATCTTGCCTACGGCCTTATTGATGCTGTTATCGATAACTATTTTTTAATCCTTGAGCATTTTGGTGATAAAATCGAATACCTTGAAGAAGGGCTGGTATTACATCCAAGGCCTGAGACCCTCAAGACTATTCAAAAGTATAAAAGGGATATGATTACCCTTCGTAAATCCATCTGGCCTCTTCGGGAGTTGATAAATGGTTTGCAGAGGGTTGAGTCTGATCTTATTAAAGAGACTACCAGAGTTTACCTTAGAGATGTTTATGACCATACCATCCAGGTAATAGATACCGTCGAAGATTTCCGGGATATTTTATCTTCAATGGTTGATATCTATCTCTCCAGCATAAGCTTCAGGATGAATGAAGTTATGGAAGTCCTGACGGTCATAGCAACGATTTTCATTCCCCTTACTTTCATATCAGGCGTTTACGGAATGAATTTCAAATACATGCCTGAACTCAACTGGCGCTGGGGCTATCCGACAGTAATGTTTGCAATGATCCTTCTAGCAGTCAGCATGTTTATCTATTTTAAGAAACGGAAATGGGTTTGA